GTCAGGGCGTCGAAATGCCGGCACAGCAGATCGCTTTCTCGAAGAGCATGAACTGGGCGTTGTCCTTGCCCGGCGCGTGTTTGCCGGAGGTCCAGAGCGCGCCGGGACGGCCGATGTTGACGCACTTGCCGCCCTTCACCGGCTCCATGAGCTGGAGTTTGTATCGGCTCTTGGTCCAGATCGGCTGCGGCTTGAACGAGCAGCCGTCCGCCGAATGGATGGTCAGCGCGCCGAGCCGGCCCATCATGAACGTGCCGCGCGCTGCCAGCCCCGCCCAGGCTTCGACGCGGTCGCCCATGTGAATGTCGCCGGCGACAGGATAGGTGCTTCCCCAACTGCCCATGCACCAGAAGAGCGGGTCGATGACCTTGCCCGCTGCCGCCGCGGCGCTGTCGGACATGCAGGCAAGGCCGGCCGCGGGATTGCCGAACAGGATGCCTTCGGGCTGGATGATCGCTCCCAGCGTCCCCGACTGCCAGGTCGGCATCACCTCGGTCATCAGCGCGACGTCGAAACCGTCATCCTCGAGGCACGGAAGATCGCTGAACATGTCGAGCATCTTCCAGACCGGCGCGACATAATAGTGCATCTGCGCGAACAACTTCGTCGTGTTCGTGCCGTCCGAAATCGACGACTGGCTGCCCTGGAGCTTGCCGCCGGTCGCCATGATGTCCGTGCCGAGCGCCATCATGCAGCCGGGTTCGGTCACCACGTCGATCATCCGGTTCGGAGTCCAGAAACTGACCTTGACACCGAACCAGAAGGTTGCACCTTTGCGGCACGCACACAGCGGTTTCGACGCCGATTGTGCGTCGAGCGCCTTGTCGAGCTTGTCGTAGCTGCCGGCGCGCACGCCGCCGATGGTGATGGGGAAGATGCAGTTCCAACGCACCTTGGTGATCGGGTTGAAGATCGTGTCGCTCGGACATTTGGATGCTTGCGCTGGAGCGGG
This DNA window, taken from Sphingopyxis sp. PAMC25046, encodes the following:
- a CDS encoding TraU family protein codes for the protein MPACRHLRATSASGSSGARRQVEPKKTRRSFRWAVPVGLGAVLAFIPAPAQASKCPSDTIFNPITKVRWNCIFPITIGGVRAGSYDKLDKALDAQSASKPLCACRKGATFWFGVKVSFWTPNRMIDVVTEPGCMMALGTDIMATGGKLQGSQSSISDGTNTTKLFAQMHYYVAPVWKMLDMFSDLPCLEDDGFDVALMTEVMPTWQSGTLGAIIQPEGILFGNPAAGLACMSDSAAAAAGKVIDPLFWCMGSWGSTYPVAGDIHMGDRVEAWAGLAARGTFMMGRLGALTIHSADGCSFKPQPIWTKSRYKLQLMEPVKGGKCVNIGRPGALWTSGKHAPGKDNAQFMLFEKAICCAGISTP